In Candidatus Nomurabacteria bacterium, the following proteins share a genomic window:
- a CDS encoding RNA polymerase sigma factor — translation MAGRKQTDDITESQEDSFLKAFDEYSDALFRHAVIRVNNREKAIDIVQDTFTKVWTYIRAGHKIDAYRSFLYKVLNNLIIDSYRKQKELSLDSLFEAEGVDEGSFADLTENNTEALAATIDGRKAFELLAELPDTYREVITFRFVDGLGPKEISELIEESENVVSVRLHRGLKMLRDKMEEKSEVIKKGKK, via the coding sequence ATGGCGGGTCGAAAACAGACAGACGACATAACTGAAAGCCAAGAGGATAGTTTTTTAAAAGCTTTCGATGAATATAGCGATGCACTGTTTCGCCACGCTGTTATTCGTGTTAACAACCGTGAAAAAGCGATTGATATTGTTCAAGACACTTTTACTAAAGTGTGGACATACATTAGAGCAGGGCACAAAATAGATGCTTATCGGTCATTTTTATATAAAGTTTTGAATAATTTGATAATTGACTCATACCGTAAGCAAAAAGAGTTATCACTGGATTCATTATTTGAAGCTGAGGGAGTGGACGAGGGTTCGTTTGCTGACTTGACCGAAAATAATACCGAAGCGTTGGCAGCAACAATTGACGGTCGAAAAGCTTTTGAATTGCTTGCTGAATTACCAGATACGTACCGAGAAGTTATAACCTTTAGGTTTGTGGATGGGTTAGGTCCAAAAGAGATAAGTGAGTTGATTGAAGAATCAGAAAATGTGGTTTCTGTCCGACTGCATCGTGGGCTAAAGATGTTGAGAGATAAGATGGAAGAAAAAAGTGAGGTAATAAAAAAAGGAAAAAAATAA
- a CDS encoding alpha/beta fold hydrolase: MKKQVLYIHGGDSYSKHEDFLQALRTMPIRNLPGAETKSFWPATLAEDLGDDFEVFSPSMPNKQNARYEEWKIWFERHLEFIRDEVTLVGWSLGGVFLAKYLSENKFPHKIKSLYILGAPSGEVKPHSSGEDCASFLFNMDKLSDLSQQVKEVNIWHSKDDFVVPYEEFLNYRNHLEEANLVSFEDKNHFLLTEFPELVEGIRSKY, translated from the coding sequence ATGAAAAAGCAAGTACTATACATACATGGCGGTGACTCATACTCCAAACACGAGGATTTCCTCCAAGCACTTCGTACAATGCCAATAAGGAATTTGCCTGGTGCAGAAACGAAAAGCTTTTGGCCGGCCACTTTAGCTGAAGATTTAGGAGACGATTTCGAGGTTTTTTCACCTTCCATGCCAAACAAACAAAACGCCAGATATGAGGAGTGGAAAATATGGTTTGAGCGACATCTTGAGTTTATTAGGGATGAGGTAACCTTAGTAGGCTGGTCACTCGGAGGGGTGTTCTTGGCCAAATATCTAAGTGAAAATAAATTTCCCCACAAAATAAAATCACTATATATCTTAGGAGCACCAAGCGGGGAGGTCAAGCCTCATTCGAGCGGGGAAGACTGTGCTAGTTTTCTATTTAACATGGACAAACTCTCCGATTTAAGTCAACAGGTTAAGGAGGTGAATATATGGCATTCAAAAGACGATTTCGTAGTGCCTTATGAGGAGTTTTTAAACTACAGAAATCATCTAGAGGAGGCTAATCTTGTGTCTTTTGAGGACAAAAACCACTTTCTATTAACAGAATTCCCAGAATTAGTAGAAGGTATTAGATCAAAATACTAA
- a CDS encoding magnesium transporter CorA family protein yields MITYYFRTLKDDSLKQIDKPRSGVWINVSEPTDNELSELVEKFSLDEDILADAKDLYEIPRMEKTDNATYFFTRYPYRAENQNQVDVTAPILIVVGSTFVMTIHIREVPQFSRIISGHETVHTTQKTKFFIHLMSIFTNSFDRELKRLQKAVHKDRVRLSRIGPKDIERLVGYESSLNNMVDALVPTNTWLQKVTGNNSYMHFFEEDLEIMQDLVIANSQVVNSARSVLTTIQNIRGSIEAIMTSRLNNALKILTVLTILLTIPLVITSMYGMNVALPMQDNPSMFFIILGFSTIMLISLVILFRRNEWL; encoded by the coding sequence ATGATCACATACTATTTCCGTACCCTTAAAGATGACTCACTAAAACAAATCGATAAGCCACGTTCTGGTGTCTGGATCAATGTATCAGAACCTACCGATAATGAGTTGAGTGAGCTAGTAGAGAAGTTTTCACTAGATGAAGATATTTTGGCTGATGCTAAAGACTTGTACGAAATACCTAGAATGGAGAAGACCGACAACGCTACTTACTTTTTTACCAGGTATCCGTATCGAGCAGAGAACCAAAACCAGGTTGACGTTACCGCACCTATACTAATAGTAGTAGGCAGTACTTTTGTCATGACCATTCATATTCGAGAGGTACCTCAGTTTAGTCGAATAATTTCCGGTCATGAGACAGTTCACACTACCCAAAAAACCAAGTTTTTCATACATTTGATGAGCATTTTTACTAATTCTTTTGATCGCGAGCTCAAGCGTCTGCAAAAAGCGGTGCACAAAGACCGTGTAAGGCTTAGTCGGATTGGACCAAAGGATATCGAAAGACTGGTAGGATATGAAAGTAGCCTCAATAATATGGTAGACGCTTTAGTCCCGACCAACACCTGGCTACAGAAGGTGACAGGCAATAACAGTTACATGCATTTTTTTGAAGAAGATCTAGAGATTATGCAAGACCTGGTTATAGCCAATAGTCAGGTGGTAAATTCCGCCCGATCAGTTCTTACCACCATTCAAAATATTCGCGGTTCAATTGAGGCCATCATGACCAGCCGTCTTAATAACGCCCTAAAAATACTTACTGTTTTGACAATTCTTTTGACCATACCACTAGTTATAACCTCAATGTACGGTATGAATGTTGCATTGCCAATGCAAGACAATCCAAGCATGTTTTTCATCATCTTAGGATTTAGTACCATTATGCTTATTTCATTAGTGATATTGTTCCGCAGAAATGAGTGGTTATGA
- a CDS encoding YraN family protein, which translates to MQRNLSKKQKNKEIGYLGEKLAGKYLENKGFKVVQYNYLKKWGEIDIVTRRTDKIHFIEVKTVSYKTKSDLITGVTHETWRPEDNVHEFKIKKLARTIESWLTENKCDLDWQIDVVAVKVVPREKFSTVKYIPNVILD; encoded by the coding sequence GTGCAACGGAATCTAAGCAAAAAGCAGAAAAATAAAGAAATAGGTTACTTAGGAGAGAAATTAGCCGGTAAATACCTGGAAAACAAAGGATTTAAGGTAGTTCAATACAATTACCTTAAAAAATGGGGTGAAATTGACATTGTTACACGTAGAACAGATAAAATACATTTCATTGAGGTAAAAACGGTTTCATATAAAACAAAATCCGATCTTATAACTGGTGTTACACATGAAACTTGGCGTCCGGAGGATAATGTTCATGAATTTAAGATAAAAAAGCTGGCTAGAACTATAGAATCCTGGTTAACAGAAAATAAGTGTGATTTAGACTGGCAAATTGATGTTGTGGCTGTAAAAGTTGTTCCACGTGAAAAGTTTTCTACGGTAAAATATATACCGAATGTTATATTGGATTAA
- a CDS encoding DUF3800 domain-containing protein — protein MAEQEKKDNILYIFIDESGDFTFSNKGSKFFILTAASTIHPLNRRDLPLSARYELLCEGYNIEYFHATVDAQVVRNKFYEKIKDLPDYEIDSVIAEKRKANFTLYEEVMAESSKTGFLKIKTEQVHEKFYKQLCETLLKYVCHRYLKIRASLGIKKVVVVLDQALPNKKREFVTKSIKQYIKSHFGLVPYMYFHSTKSDVNCQIADYCCWAMKKKWTDNELRPYNEIKHNVKSEFDIFRNGEKYFY, from the coding sequence ATGGCAGAACAAGAGAAAAAAGATAATATACTTTATATATTTATTGATGAATCAGGTGATTTTACTTTTTCAAACAAAGGAAGTAAGTTTTTTATATTGACCGCAGCTAGTACAATTCATCCTTTAAATAGACGAGACTTACCTCTTTCTGCACGTTATGAACTTCTTTGTGAAGGTTATAATATTGAATATTTTCACGCCACTGTTGATGCACAAGTGGTACGCAACAAGTTTTACGAAAAAATTAAAGATCTTCCAGACTATGAAATAGATAGTGTTATAGCAGAGAAAAGAAAAGCCAATTTTACTTTATATGAAGAAGTTATGGCCGAAAGTAGTAAAACTGGATTTTTAAAGATTAAAACTGAACAGGTTCACGAAAAATTTTATAAACAATTATGTGAAACTTTATTGAAGTATGTCTGTCACCGATATTTAAAAATTCGAGCATCTTTAGGTATAAAAAAGGTCGTGGTAGTATTAGATCAAGCGTTACCTAATAAAAAAAGAGAATTTGTCACTAAGTCTATCAAGCAATATATAAAATCACATTTTGGTTTAGTTCCCTACATGTATTTTCATTCGACTAAGTCAGATGTTAATTGCCAAATAGCAGATTATTGTTGTTGGGCCATGAAAAAGAAATGGACTGATAATGAATTACGTCCATACAACGAGATTAAGCACAATGTTAAGAGTGAGTTTGATATTTTTAGAAACGGAGAAAAGTATTTTTATTAA
- a CDS encoding helix-turn-helix domain-containing protein — MVNSRVTYKKEAYEQAIAFRKRGFTYTEIAKICDVSRGTVSNWLKDEGFSKRIAKTNLDRAYKDNVGRIKLVNKARNAERTAQYKEILRLAETEYKHYLNSPLFVSGLMLYRCEGDMKHKNLIRLTTGQTELHSIFIKFATEFLGVEKSSFRFWLLLYPDMDEVKAMKHWSRKIKLSVSQFYKNQFINGGSKKALHFGVGNTIIGSTLLKKKLMHWLELASKDLQK, encoded by the coding sequence ATGGTAAATTCACGCGTAACTTATAAAAAAGAAGCATATGAACAAGCTATAGCTTTTAGAAAACGTGGTTTTACTTACACCGAAATTGCTAAGATCTGTGATGTTTCGCGTGGCACGGTCTCAAATTGGCTTAAAGATGAAGGGTTTTCTAAACGTATAGCCAAGACTAATCTAGATAGAGCGTATAAAGATAATGTAGGAAGAATAAAGCTGGTAAACAAAGCACGAAATGCCGAAAGAACGGCTCAATATAAGGAGATTTTGCGTTTGGCAGAGACTGAGTATAAGCATTACCTTAATTCCCCGTTGTTTGTCTCTGGCCTAATGCTCTATAGGTGTGAGGGTGATATGAAACACAAGAACCTTATCCGCCTTACCACTGGCCAAACTGAACTGCATAGTATTTTTATAAAATTCGCTACGGAGTTTTTGGGAGTAGAAAAATCATCGTTTAGATTTTGGTTACTTCTCTACCCTGATATGGATGAGGTAAAAGCGATGAAACATTGGAGTAGAAAGATTAAGTTATCAGTCAGTCAATTTTACAAAAACCAATTTATTAACGGTGGTAGTAAAAAGGCGTTGCATTTTGGCGTTGGTAATACTATAATCGGCAGTACGCTTTTGAAGAAAAAGCTTATGCATTGGCTTGAGTTAGCTTCAAAAGACCTACAAAAATAA
- a CDS encoding BlaI/MecI/CopY family transcriptional regulator: MIKEILEELGFSEKEVEIYLAIIKSDQATASLIAKETDVNRTTVYDILETLMHKGVVSKIKKAGKTYYYALSPDKLIDYLEREKREFSKKIDLQKEKVSKIMPKLISIQNLHSVNKPKVRFYEGEKGMREAYEDSLQADGLIRAYANVEEMHKGLPNFFPDYYKRRAEANIHIRAILPQNEASFDRASKDSEEMRTTKFLPEEKMTFSPEINVYNNKVLIASWKESMAIVMESKELADFHKLVYDLLWDSM, encoded by the coding sequence ATGATAAAAGAAATATTAGAAGAATTAGGTTTTTCTGAAAAAGAAGTAGAGATATATTTAGCTATAATTAAGTCCGATCAAGCTACTGCTTCACTGATAGCCAAAGAGACCGACGTCAATCGAACGACGGTTTATGATATTTTGGAGACTCTAATGCATAAAGGGGTGGTTTCTAAGATCAAAAAAGCCGGTAAAACCTACTACTATGCCCTATCTCCGGATAAGCTTATTGATTATCTGGAGCGAGAAAAACGTGAATTTAGCAAAAAAATTGACCTTCAGAAAGAGAAAGTCAGTAAAATAATGCCAAAATTGATCTCAATCCAAAATCTCCATTCGGTCAACAAGCCAAAAGTCCGTTTCTATGAGGGTGAAAAAGGCATGCGTGAGGCCTATGAAGACTCTCTGCAAGCTGATGGACTAATACGAGCCTATGCCAACGTGGAGGAAATGCACAAAGGTCTCCCCAATTTCTTCCCCGATTACTACAAACGCCGAGCTGAGGCGAATATTCATATTAGAGCCATCCTTCCCCAAAATGAAGCTTCTTTTGACCGCGCTAGTAAAGACAGCGAGGAAATGCGCACTACTAAGTTCTTACCGGAAGAAAAAATGACTTTTAGCCCGGAAATCAATGTTTACAACAACAAAGTCCTAATTGCCTCATGGAAAGAATCAATGGCGATAGTAATGGAATCCAAGGAATTAGCTGATTTTCATAAGCTTGTTTATGATCTTTTGTGGGATTCTATGTAG
- a CDS encoding cupin domain-containing protein, with amino-acid sequence MELSERCIQTLEKEGFITIYEESEASGATHETHTHSYNVALFVTEGMLEVTINGETKELKAGDRANIPANAPHSTTAGPNGCQFVMGEKD; translated from the coding sequence ATGGAACTCTCCGAGCGCTGTATACAAACCCTAGAAAAAGAAGGTTTCATAACTATTTACGAGGAAAGTGAAGCTTCAGGTGCTACCCATGAAACACATACTCATTCGTATAACGTGGCGCTTTTTGTAACCGAAGGTATGCTGGAAGTGACGATAAACGGTGAAACAAAAGAACTTAAAGCCGGAGATCGAGCAAATATTCCAGCCAATGCCCCGCATTCGACCACGGCCGGACCAAATGGTTGTCAATTTGTTATGGGTGAGAAAGATTAA
- a CDS encoding methyltransferase domain-containing protein codes for MNEWLDNKTIAEYAEKAVDRDWAWYEYEVNFPDLVELLPADVGSMLDFGCGTGEFTSLLTEKADSVIGTDVAPMIDMARIKNPEVKFVVWDGNDSVPYELGVYDVIFAKLSLQFIEDLESTVKRLYKITKTDGFLIVSVPNPDKICKQFSLESVDNKRYQDEIGDTGIKINPVHRSETEYLRIFRSVGFEVVEVSKPMIPEELCLKYDAKNGEYSSRLNLKLRKV; via the coding sequence ATGAATGAATGGCTAGATAACAAAACTATTGCAGAGTACGCAGAAAAAGCCGTTGATAGAGATTGGGCTTGGTATGAGTACGAGGTCAATTTTCCTGATCTTGTGGAACTATTGCCAGCCGATGTTGGATCAATGCTGGATTTTGGTTGTGGGACAGGAGAATTTACTTCACTACTAACTGAAAAAGCAGACAGTGTTATAGGAACAGACGTAGCGCCCATGATAGATATGGCAAGAATTAAAAATCCGGAAGTTAAGTTTGTGGTTTGGGATGGCAATGACTCTGTTCCATATGAGTTGGGAGTATACGATGTTATTTTTGCAAAACTTTCACTTCAGTTTATCGAAGATTTGGAATCAACTGTGAAACGTCTTTATAAAATAACCAAAACTGATGGTTTCTTAATTGTTTCAGTACCTAATCCAGACAAAATTTGTAAACAGTTTTCTTTAGAAAGTGTTGATAACAAACGTTATCAAGACGAAATTGGCGATACGGGTATAAAGATAAATCCTGTACACCGATCGGAGACTGAATATTTAAGAATATTTAGAAGTGTTGGTTTTGAAGTGGTTGAAGTTTCAAAACCAATGATACCTGAAGAACTTTGTCTTAAATATGATGCTAAAAATGGCGAGTATTCCAGCCGCTTGAATTTGAAATTAAGAAAAGTGTAG
- a CDS encoding HD domain-containing protein: protein MINPQDIPLFVRRVGDELEKAGFEAYLVGGCVRDLLLGKKPKDWDFTTNAHPDQIQAIFPDSFCNNDYGTVGVKNSDEEAEASLQVVEVTPYRSEGEYSDKRRPDSVTFGVSLEEDLARRDFTVNAIAYRIKDQKTVDLYDGVEDLKAKRLKAVGDPDKRFSEDALRMMRAVRLAAELDFVIEGETLAGVTKNAALLKEIAIERITTEFVRIIDSNNPMQGIVFLEKLNLLEYIIPELREGIGCEQGGIHAYDVFEHLLRTMQAAADKGYSTTMRIAALLHDVGKPATRRTGGKNKMYTFFGHEVVGARMTRKILDRLKYPREESQIIEKLVRWHMFFADPDQITLSAVRRTIVRIGEDQIQNLLNLRVCDRIGTGRPKEQPFRFRKYKAMVDEALRDPISVKMLKINGNRIMEITAEKPGKKLGYVLHALLEEVLNDPSKNTGEYLETKVLELYKLPEEELKALADAGKEKQAEEEAEALKEIAREHKVG, encoded by the coding sequence ATGATCAATCCTCAAGATATACCATTATTTGTACGAAGAGTTGGAGACGAGCTAGAAAAAGCTGGTTTTGAGGCTTATTTGGTAGGTGGTTGCGTACGCGACCTACTTTTGGGTAAAAAGCCAAAAGACTGGGACTTCACCACCAACGCTCACCCAGACCAAATTCAAGCTATTTTTCCAGACAGTTTTTGCAATAATGACTATGGTACGGTCGGAGTGAAAAACAGTGATGAAGAAGCTGAAGCTAGTCTACAAGTAGTCGAAGTTACCCCGTACCGCAGCGAAGGGGAATACAGTGACAAAAGACGTCCAGACAGCGTTACTTTTGGTGTTTCTTTGGAAGAAGACCTAGCTAGACGAGATTTTACTGTCAACGCTATCGCTTACCGCATAAAAGACCAAAAAACCGTTGATTTATATGACGGAGTTGAAGATTTGAAAGCCAAACGCCTAAAGGCAGTCGGTGACCCAGACAAACGTTTTTCAGAGGATGCTCTTCGTATGATGCGCGCGGTCAGGCTAGCGGCTGAGCTTGATTTTGTTATAGAAGGGGAAACTCTTGCTGGTGTTACTAAAAACGCTGCATTACTCAAAGAAATAGCGATTGAAAGAATCACCACAGAGTTTGTGAGAATCATTGATTCAAACAACCCAATGCAAGGGATCGTCTTCCTAGAAAAGCTTAACTTACTTGAATATATCATTCCTGAACTACGAGAGGGGATTGGCTGTGAGCAGGGCGGTATTCACGCCTATGACGTCTTTGAGCACTTACTACGCACTATGCAAGCAGCGGCTGACAAGGGTTATTCCACCACCATGCGTATCGCCGCCTTACTACACGATGTAGGTAAGCCAGCCACTAGACGAACTGGCGGCAAGAACAAAATGTATACTTTCTTTGGCCACGAAGTGGTAGGAGCGAGAATGACAAGAAAAATCCTAGACCGCCTTAAATATCCACGCGAAGAGTCACAAATTATCGAAAAATTAGTACGTTGGCACATGTTTTTTGCTGATCCGGACCAGATCACACTATCAGCAGTGCGTCGCACTATTGTCCGAATCGGAGAGGATCAGATTCAAAACCTCCTTAATTTAAGAGTTTGTGACCGTATTGGTACCGGTAGACCAAAAGAGCAACCATTTAGATTCCGTAAATACAAAGCCATGGTAGACGAAGCGCTTCGTGACCCGATATCAGTCAAAATGCTGAAGATAAATGGCAACCGCATCATGGAAATAACCGCTGAAAAACCAGGGAAGAAGCTAGGTTATGTCCTCCATGCTCTTTTGGAAGAAGTGTTAAACGATCCTAGTAAAAACACCGGAGAATACCTAGAAACCAAGGTTTTAGAGCTCTATAAGCTACCTGAGGAGGAATTAAAGGCGTTAGCCGACGCTGGCAAAGAAAAACAAGCCGAGGAAGAAGCTGAGGCTCTAAAGGAGATAGCGAGGGAACATAAAGTGGGGTAA
- the xth gene encoding exodeoxyribonuclease III — MKIYSWNVNGIRSVYKKGALQAFIKDHQPDILCLQETKANHDQIEVDFEEYEEYWCSAKRKGYSGTAIFTKHTPLEVYCGLPEHIEKQFFLKDVYGDTNEEGRVIVLEFEGYFVTSVYTPNAKDDLSRLPMREAWDKAFLTYILELQKSKPVIFGGDLNVAHTELDLARPKENKGKKGFTTEERTGFDHIVESGFVDTLRLFEKDNGHYTWWSHFANARARNVGWRIDYFLISNDLVPLVKYARIHAEVMGSDHCPVSIELAV, encoded by the coding sequence ATGAAAATCTACTCATGGAACGTAAATGGCATCCGCTCAGTCTATAAAAAAGGAGCCTTGCAGGCTTTTATCAAAGACCATCAGCCAGATATCCTATGTTTGCAAGAAACCAAGGCAAATCATGACCAAATCGAGGTTGATTTTGAAGAATATGAAGAATATTGGTGCTCAGCCAAGCGAAAAGGTTATTCAGGAACCGCTATTTTTACCAAACACACCCCCCTTGAAGTCTATTGCGGCCTACCGGAACATATAGAAAAACAATTCTTCCTCAAAGATGTATACGGCGACACTAACGAAGAAGGACGGGTAATTGTTCTTGAATTTGAAGGTTATTTCGTCACTTCTGTCTACACCCCAAACGCCAAAGACGATCTTTCACGCCTTCCCATGCGCGAAGCCTGGGATAAAGCTTTTCTAACATATATACTAGAACTGCAAAAAAGTAAGCCGGTCATTTTTGGCGGAGATTTGAATGTTGCCCATACAGAACTAGATCTCGCTAGACCAAAGGAAAATAAGGGCAAAAAGGGCTTTACCACTGAGGAACGTACCGGTTTTGACCACATAGTAGAAAGTGGATTTGTTGACACACTAAGACTATTCGAAAAGGACAACGGTCACTACACTTGGTGGTCTCATTTTGCCAACGCCCGAGCTAGAAATGTAGGTTGGAGAATTGATTATTTTCTAATTAGTAATGACCTAGTTCCCTTAGTCAAATACGCCAGGATACACGCTGAGGTCATGGGTTCAGATCACTGTCCGGTCTCCATTGAGCTGGCTGTGTAA
- a CDS encoding cold shock domain-containing protein — translation MTGTIVRKRDNGYGFIKPDQEGEKDVFFHAQSLVDVAFDDLQEGDRVSFDVEEGQKGPAAANVRRSDTPAPTPAA, via the coding sequence ATGACAGGAACAATTGTTCGCAAGCGCGATAATGGTTATGGTTTTATCAAGCCAGACCAAGAGGGTGAAAAGGATGTATTCTTTCACGCTCAATCATTAGTAGATGTTGCTTTTGACGACCTACAAGAAGGAGACCGAGTTTCTTTTGATGTAGAAGAAGGTCAAAAAGGTCCAGCTGCTGCTAATGTTCGCCGTAGCGATACTCCAGCTCCAACTCCAGCTGCATAG